In bacterium, the genomic window AGGGCGCTGCCCGCGCGCGCGGCGGCGTGCAGGGCCCGTGGGTCGGGCGGGGCGCCGCCGAGCAGGCGGGCAAGCTCGCGGTGACCCGGGCGCCGGCGGGCGAGGGCGCGGCGCGCCGCGGCGACGATCGCGCGGGCGCCGGCGTAGGCCTCGATGCAGCCGCGATTGCCGCAGGGGCAGCGGCGCCCGTCGCGCGCGATGACGATATGCCCCAGCTCCGCCGCCAGGCCGCGCCGGCCGCGGTAGAGGGCGCCGTCGAGGATCAGGCCGCCGCCGACGCCGGTCCCCAGCGCCAGGCAGACCAGGTGCCGCGTGCCGCGGCCCGCGCCCAGGCGCCACTCGCCGTAGACGAGCGCGTTGACGTCGTTCTCCACCGCCACCGGCCGCTCGAAGCGCCGGCTGAGCTCGCGGCCCAGTGGGGCGCCCTCCCAGCGGCGCAGGTTGGGTGCGGACAGCAGGCGACCGTCGGCGCTGTCGATCAACCCCGCGCAGGCAAGGCCGAGGCCGGCGAGCTGTGCCGGCGCCAAACCTTCGCGAGCGAGCAGCGCGCGGATGCGCGCCTCGAGCCCGACGAGCACCGCCGCCGGATCGTCGCCCAGGCTCGCGGTCGGCCAGCGCGCGCGCCGACGGGCCCCGCCGTCCGGCGCCGCGAGCACGGCCTTCACGTTCGTACCGCCGACATCGAGACCGAGGAGGATGCCCATGCCCGCCTCCCTCAGGCGAGCACCGCGTCGCTCTGCGGGTCGAAGTAATGCGCCTTGCCCATGTCGAGCGTGATCGGCAGGCGGTCGCCCACGCGGGCTCCTTGCCGCGGATCGACGCGCGCGACGAGCTGCCCCTCGGCGGCCTGCAGGTAGAGGAAGAGCTCGTTGCCCATCGGCTCGACGACGTCCACCTCGGCCTGCAGCGTGCGGCCGGCGGCCAGGGCCGGCACGTGGTCGGGACCGTAGATGTCCTCCGGGCGGATGCCGAGCACGATCGCGCGGCCCGCCTGCGGGCGCAGGCGCTCCGCGTGGACGGGCGCCAGTGGCAGGCGCGCGGCCGGGCCGACGAAGGCGAGGCCACCGGCCTCCGGCTCGAGGCGGCCGCTCAGGAAGTTCATCGCCGGCGAGCCGATGAAACCGGCCACGAAGCGATTGGCCGGCCGCTCGTAGAGCGCGAGCGGCGCGTCGACCTGCTGGATGAGGCCGTCCTTCATCACCGTGATGCGGTCGCCCATCGTCATCGCCTCGACCTGGTCGTGGGTGACGTAGATCATCGTCGCCTGGATCTTGTGGTGCAGACGGCTGATCTCGGCGCGCATCGCCACGCGCAGCTTGGCGTCCAGGTTCGACAGCGGCTCGTCGAACAGGAACACCGCCGGCCGGCGCACGATGGCGCGCCCGACCGCCACGCGCTGGCGCTGCCCGCCCGAGAGCGCGCGCGGCTTGCGCCCCAGCAGGTCGGTGATGCCGAGGATCGCGGCCGCCTCCTCGACGCGCTCGCGAATCTCCTGCTTCGGGTACTTCCGCAGCTTGAGGCCGAAGGCCATGTTGTCGAAGACGGTCATGTGCGGGTAGAGCGCGTAGTTCTGGAAGACCATCGCGATGTCGCGGTCCTTGGGCAGCACGTCGTTGACGATGCGGCCGCCGATGCTGACCGTCCCGCGGGTGATCTCCTCCAGCCCGGCCACCATCCGCAGCGTGGTGCTCTTGCCGCAGCCCGAGGGGCCGACCAGCACCATGAACTCGCGATCGGCGACCGCGAGGTTGATCTCACGCGCGGCGACGACCTCTCCAGGGAAGATCTTCCAGACGTCGCGCAGGATCACTTCCGCCATCTCGGCTCCTTCTCGCGCGTCGCGTGCAGCGCAGCGCGCGGGGTCGGCGCCGCCGCCGGCTCGCCGTCGTCGAAGACCTGCAGCGTCTCGGCCATCTCGAGCAGGCGGGCGTCGACGCGGCCGTTGACCGTGCCGGCCGGCCAGCGGCCGTTCGGGCGCCGCCGGCCCGCAGGCAGGCCGGTCAGCAGCTCGAGCCCCTCGTCGACGGTGCGGATCGCGTAGATGTGCCACTGGCCGGCGCGCGCCGCGGCGACGATCGCCTTGTCGAGCATGAGGTCCTTCAGGTTCGCGGCCGGGATGATCACGCCCTGATCCCCGGTCAGGCCGCGGTCCCGGCAGATCTTGAAGAAGCCCTCGACCTTCTGGATGACGCCGCCGACCGGCTGCACCTCGCCGAACTGGTTGACCGAGCCCGTGACGGCCAGCGATTGCCTCAGCGGCAGGCCCGAGAGGGCGCTCATCAGGGCGAAGATCTCGGTCACGCTCGCGCTGTCGCCGTCGACGCCCATGTAGTTCTGCTCGCAGGAGAGGATCGCGTGCAGGCAGAGCGGCTTGTCCTGCGCGAAGCGCTGGCGCAGGAAGCCTTCGAGAGTCATGTGGCCCTTCTCGAAGGCGGCCCCGCTCATCTCGACCTCGCGCTCGACGCTGAGGATGTCGCCCTCGCCGAGGGAGCAGCTCGCCGTGATGCGCACGGGCTGGCCGAAGGCGTAGTCCCAGTGCTCGACGAAGAAGAGGCCGTTGAGCTGGCCGACCGCCTCGCCGGCCGTGGCGATCATGAGGTCGCCGTCGCGCACCATCTTGTGGAACTGCGCCTCGAGGGTGCCCAGGCGACGGTCGCGCTCGGCCAGCGCGCGGTCGACGTGCTCGACGTGCACCTGGCGCGCGCCGTCCTTGCGCGCGAAGTAGTCGCTCTCGATGAGCAGGTGGACGATGCTGCTGAAGCGCGTGGAGAGCCGGTCCTGGCGTCCGGCCAGGCGGGCCCCCTGCTCGAGCACGGCCGCGCGCGCCCGGGGCGTCAGCGCGAGCAGGCCGTCCTGCTCGCAGACCTTGTCGATGAAGGCCAGGTAGCGGCGCATGTTGCCGCGGTCGCGCGGCATGTCCGTCTCGAAGTCCACCTTGATGCGGAAGACCCGCTGCAGGTCGGGGTCGCCCTGGAGCAGCACGTTGTAGAGCCGCGTGTCGCCGACGAGGATCACCTTGAGGTCGAGGTCGATCGGCTGCGGCTTGAGCGGGCTGATCAGCATCCGGTTCTGCGGGTCGTAGGCCTGGATCTCGAGCTTGCGGTTGCGCAGGACCCGCTTGAGCGTCGGCCAGACCAGCGGCTCTTCGAGCAGGTCCTGCGCCATGATGACGAGCGTGCCGCCCTGCGCGCGCACGAGGGCGCCGGGCTTGATGCGGCGGTAGTCGAAGCTCGGCACCCCCGCCGCGCCGAGGCTGGGCTCGATGTTGCCGAAGAGGTTCTGGAAGCTGGGCGCCGTCTCGATGATCACCGGCGCTTCCTGGCGCTGCGCGTTGTCGACCAGCAGATTGACACCGAAGCGCGCGAAGACGTCCTCGGCGTCCTCCGCCTCGTCCTTGCCGTTCTTGCCGCCCTCTTCCTCGTCGTCGCGGGGCAGCCAGGGCGCCTCGACCAGCGCCTGCTCGAGCTGCGCGAGATAGCCGTGCACGGCGGCGTCCTCGAAGCGGCTCTTGAGCATCTCGATGCTGTCGTGGATCAGCGGCAGGATCACCGCGCGCTCGAGCTGGGCCAGCTCCTCGCGGAAGGCCTCGTCGAGGCGGGCGTTGGCGCGCACGAGGGCGCGCAGCTCGTCGGCGAGCACCTGGTGGCGGCGCTCCAGGCGCGCGGCCGTGCGGGCGTCCAGGCGCCCCGCCTCGACGAGCGCGCCCAGCTCGCCGATCTCGACTTCCTCCCCGCCCACGCGGGCGTGCAGCTCGGGGCGGATGTAGGGCCCGCTCTGCACCTCGACCAGGCTGAAGCCGCTGCGCCGCGCGCGCTCGGCGAAGGTCTGCACGCCGTCGGCCTGCGCCTTGCTGTACTGGCGCTCGAGCGCGGCGACGCGCTTCTGGTAGCTCTCGCCGCGGTAGAGCTGGGGGATGTGCCGGCGCAGGCTGGTCGTCATCCGCTCGGCGCGCTTCTTGAAATCGCGCCCCTGGCCGGCCGGGAAGCGTA contains:
- the ugpC gene encoding sn-glycerol-3-phosphate ABC transporter ATP-binding protein UgpC, translating into MAEVILRDVWKIFPGEVVAAREINLAVADREFMVLVGPSGCGKSTTLRMVAGLEEITRGTVSIGGRIVNDVLPKDRDIAMVFQNYALYPHMTVFDNMAFGLKLRKYPKQEIRERVEEAAAILGITDLLGRKPRALSGGQRQRVAVGRAIVRRPAVFLFDEPLSNLDAKLRVAMRAEISRLHHKIQATMIYVTHDQVEAMTMGDRITVMKDGLIQQVDAPLALYERPANRFVAGFIGSPAMNFLSGRLEPEAGGLAFVGPAARLPLAPVHAERLRPQAGRAIVLGIRPEDIYGPDHVPALAAGRTLQAEVDVVEPMGNELFLYLQAAEGQLVARVDPRQGARVGDRLPITLDMGKAHYFDPQSDAVLA
- a CDS encoding ROK family protein, producing MGILLGLDVGGTNVKAVLAAPDGGARRRARWPTASLGDDPAAVLVGLEARIRALLAREGLAPAQLAGLGLACAGLIDSADGRLLSAPNLRRWEGAPLGRELSRRFERPVAVENDVNALVYGEWRLGAGRGTRHLVCLALGTGVGGGLILDGALYRGRRGLAAELGHIVIARDGRRCPCGNRGCIEAYAGARAIVAAARRALARRRPGHRELARLLGGAPPDPRALHAAARAGSALARELFAEAGRALGVGIVSCINAIAPDRVILAGGVSAAGAYILEPARAEAAARLMDPTQQTLDLRLRALGDDGAALGAALLAAERA
- a CDS encoding ATP-dependent protease, coding for MGALWRPAPVLSCRPARRGRLPGLGGPMPTSTSRHRLAPARLRWTCDPADLPQVTDGARASLEIIGQDRALDALRMGLEIRRPGYHIFVTGVEGTGRTTTIRRVLEERRQKGALPGDLCYVHNFQDPEQPLLLRFPAGQGRDFKKRAERMTTSLRRHIPQLYRGESYQKRVAALERQYSKAQADGVQTFAERARRSGFSLVEVQSGPYIRPELHARVGGEEVEIGELGALVEAGRLDARTAARLERRHQVLADELRALVRANARLDEAFREELAQLERAVILPLIHDSIEMLKSRFEDAAVHGYLAQLEQALVEAPWLPRDDEEEGGKNGKDEAEDAEDVFARFGVNLLVDNAQRQEAPVIIETAPSFQNLFGNIEPSLGAAGVPSFDYRRIKPGALVRAQGGTLVIMAQDLLEEPLVWPTLKRVLRNRKLEIQAYDPQNRMLISPLKPQPIDLDLKVILVGDTRLYNVLLQGDPDLQRVFRIKVDFETDMPRDRGNMRRYLAFIDKVCEQDGLLALTPRARAAVLEQGARLAGRQDRLSTRFSSIVHLLIESDYFARKDGARQVHVEHVDRALAERDRRLGTLEAQFHKMVRDGDLMIATAGEAVGQLNGLFFVEHWDYAFGQPVRITASCSLGEGDILSVEREVEMSGAAFEKGHMTLEGFLRQRFAQDKPLCLHAILSCEQNYMGVDGDSASVTEIFALMSALSGLPLRQSLAVTGSVNQFGEVQPVGGVIQKVEGFFKICRDRGLTGDQGVIIPAANLKDLMLDKAIVAAARAGQWHIYAIRTVDEGLELLTGLPAGRRRPNGRWPAGTVNGRVDARLLEMAETLQVFDDGEPAAAPTPRAALHATREKEPRWRK